Proteins from a genomic interval of Niabella soli DSM 19437:
- a CDS encoding alpha-d-galacturonidase: MRILIIGIILFFIIAPVKATAVKNKVALGVAANAAPRVQFGVQYLQEALKATGYEVHIVAPGTKPGTGQFILIQTPADRAPVKKESFTINAVKQYITIKGGDASGTMYGCFELADRIKRSGTIPQELTFTDAPEMVLRGQCIGLQKPYYLPGRNVYEYPYTPQTFPWFYNKKLWIQVLDSMAHNRMNSLYLWNGHPFASLVRLRDYPYAVEVDDATFKLNEEMYRFLTTEADKRGIWVIQMFYNIIVSKPFAEKNHLKTQERERPILPIIADYTRKSIAAFVEKYPHVGLMVCLGEAMQGIGNDDIEWFTKTIIPGVKDGLKALGEKDPSVASEEPPIVLRAHDTDAPSVMKAALPLYKNLYTEAKFNGEALTDPRPRGPWAALHQTLSKLGSVHIANVHILANLEPFRYGAPDFIQQCAIGMNEVLGAHGLHLYPEASYWDWPYTADSIKNGKRLLQVERDWVWYKAWSRYAWKSKRPGNEEADYWSRLMGGQFGVSEEKGKAILRSYEAMGLIAPKLLRRFGITDGNRQTLTLGMLMTQLINPYRYGLFTLLYEGESPEGEMLTEYADKEWNHQPHIGETPVQIAKEVRKHGDDAVAALQGLDKTILKNKDEFARIQNDAACYRALAYHYAAKAEAALFVLRYKYSNDLKDLDKAEPLLKESLNWYEQLVRLTKGSYLYANSMQTQQRKIPIRGVNGTFKTWAEVLVPFKQEYAHFEKALDSLKASSKLGAANRTALKNAAVQLQGDYDRFRIDSLSAVFKDTALAIRSYAPELKGLMGVKMAFKQQVKEPAAISFTNAKPVKVLVGFFKQQKAAFTKDTVYLKAPELETNALANDYGQADTRIANALVIPGMPPVDIHVYEFKAGTNTLKLERGVALILGFVDGDNLVPVYDAGLFESGNKKQVDWLFE; this comes from the coding sequence ATGCGGTAAAGCAATATATCACGATCAAAGGAGGCGATGCATCCGGTACCATGTACGGCTGTTTTGAGCTGGCGGATCGGATCAAACGTTCAGGGACTATTCCACAGGAGCTTACTTTCACAGATGCACCGGAAATGGTGCTGCGGGGACAGTGCATCGGCCTGCAAAAACCTTATTACCTGCCGGGGCGCAATGTGTATGAATATCCCTACACCCCGCAAACTTTCCCCTGGTTTTATAATAAAAAATTATGGATACAGGTGCTGGACTCCATGGCGCATAACCGGATGAATTCCCTGTATCTCTGGAACGGTCATCCTTTTGCCTCACTGGTGCGGCTCAGGGATTATCCTTACGCGGTGGAAGTAGACGACGCTACCTTTAAACTGAATGAAGAAATGTACCGTTTCCTTACAACGGAAGCGGATAAAAGAGGCATTTGGGTGATCCAGATGTTTTACAATATTATCGTTTCAAAACCCTTTGCAGAGAAGAATCATTTAAAAACACAGGAACGCGAACGACCGATCCTTCCCATTATTGCCGACTACACGCGAAAATCCATAGCGGCCTTTGTTGAAAAATACCCGCATGTGGGGTTGATGGTTTGCCTGGGAGAGGCGATGCAGGGCATCGGGAATGACGATATCGAGTGGTTTACGAAAACCATTATCCCCGGGGTAAAAGATGGATTAAAGGCCCTGGGTGAAAAAGACCCCTCAGTTGCGTCAGAAGAGCCGCCGATCGTATTGCGTGCGCATGATACCGATGCTCCTTCTGTTATGAAGGCAGCTTTACCGCTGTACAAAAATTTATATACCGAAGCCAAATTTAATGGTGAGGCATTGACAGATCCCCGTCCCAGAGGCCCATGGGCAGCGCTGCATCAAACGCTGAGCAAGCTGGGAAGCGTGCACATCGCAAACGTACATATCCTGGCGAACCTGGAACCCTTCCGGTATGGAGCGCCGGATTTTATACAGCAATGCGCTATCGGAATGAACGAAGTGTTGGGGGCGCATGGATTGCATTTGTATCCTGAAGCTTCCTACTGGGATTGGCCGTACACTGCCGACAGTATTAAAAACGGAAAACGATTATTACAGGTAGAGCGGGATTGGGTGTGGTACAAGGCCTGGAGCCGCTATGCATGGAAATCAAAACGGCCGGGCAATGAAGAGGCTGATTACTGGAGCCGGCTGATGGGCGGACAGTTTGGAGTAAGTGAAGAAAAAGGGAAAGCTATTCTGCGCTCCTATGAAGCAATGGGGCTGATTGCGCCCAAGTTGCTGCGCCGGTTTGGTATTACAGATGGCAATCGCCAGACATTGACACTGGGCATGCTGATGACGCAACTCATCAATCCATACCGCTACGGGCTGTTTACTTTATTGTACGAAGGCGAAAGCCCTGAAGGGGAGATGCTGACGGAGTATGCGGATAAAGAATGGAACCACCAGCCACATATCGGCGAAACTCCTGTGCAGATTGCAAAAGAAGTACGCAAACATGGTGATGATGCAGTGGCGGCGCTTCAGGGCCTGGATAAAACTATCCTGAAAAATAAAGATGAATTTGCCCGCATTCAAAATGATGCGGCCTGCTATCGGGCGCTGGCGTATCATTATGCGGCAAAAGCAGAAGCGGCTTTATTTGTATTGCGGTATAAATATTCCAATGACCTGAAAGATCTGGATAAAGCGGAACCATTATTAAAAGAAAGCCTGAACTGGTATGAGCAGTTGGTGCGTCTTACCAAAGGCAGCTATCTTTATGCAAACAGCATGCAAACGCAGCAGCGTAAGATCCCGATCAGGGGCGTGAACGGAACCTTCAAAACATGGGCGGAAGTACTCGTGCCCTTTAAACAGGAATATGCCCATTTTGAAAAAGCGCTGGATTCATTAAAGGCGTCCTCTAAGTTAGGGGCTGCTAACAGAACTGCATTAAAAAATGCGGCTGTACAATTACAGGGCGATTATGACCGGTTTAGGATCGACAGCCTGAGCGCTGTTTTTAAAGATACAGCGTTGGCCATTCGCTCCTATGCACCGGAGCTAAAAGGGTTGATGGGTGTCAAAATGGCCTTTAAGCAACAGGTAAAAGAGCCGGCCGCTATTTCTTTTACTAATGCTAAGCCGGTAAAAGTGCTGGTGGGCTTCTTTAAACAGCAGAAGGCCGCGTTTACAAAAGATACGGTTTATCTGAAAGCGCCGGAACTGGAAACCAATGCGCTGGCGAATGATTACGGCCAGGCAGATACAAGGATCGCCAATGCGTTGGTGATCCCGGGCATGCCGCCGGTAGATATTCACGTATATGAATTTAAAGCCGGTACTAATACATTAAAACTGGAACGCGGTGTCGCATTGATTTTGGGGTTTGTTGACGGCGATAACCTTGTTCCTGTTTACGATGCCGGATTATTTGAGAGCGGCAATAAAAAGCAGGTGGACTGGTTATTTGAATAA